DNA sequence from the Alteribacter lacisalsi genome:
ACCTTGCCCTTCGTGCGACAGCCCACAACCTGTCTCCGGATACGCCATGCTCTGAGTGCATGAGCGATACGGTTACAGTTGCAGACTGTAACATGGATGCACACGAAGCTGCCCGGCTTATGGCCGAGAAGCAGATCCGGCGTCTGCCGGTTGTGGAGAACGGGCAGGTCATCGGTATGCTTTCCCTCGGAGATCTGTCGACTCAGGACAGCTTTGAGGATGACGCCGGCCATGCCCTCAGTAGCATTTCCTGTAAGGCTCACCATCCGAATAACTTGCAGTAAGCTCTTTTCACGAAACAGCCGCCCTTGTGAGCGGCTGTTTTTTTAGCTTCCGTGAAAATGATTAAAGGGAGGCTTCACTACACGCCGTCCGTTCGGTTTCCGCGGCGATGCCGGCAAGCCTCCGCGGGCTTCGCCCTGCGTGGTCTCGCCTGGCCTCCATTGCCGCAGAAGTCTCACTGCCGGCGTGCAGCTTCGCAAGTAACCAACTGACCATTTTAAAACGGTCATGGTGTGAATGAATTCCCATAAGTGTTTGTGTTGATCGTACCGTGGTTTTTTTGTTTTGTTGAACATGTACCGGATTTCAGGTACGATGTACTTACTTTTAGAGATCGCGGTGATGAGTGTGTTAAAGGATACAGGTGAACGGGTCATTCCCGAAGTCATGAAACCATTGAACGGGCTGCTTCTGGAACATATGGCCCGCTATCATTTCTGTGCCCCTTATGTAAGAGGCAGGGTACTCGATATTGCGTGCGGCACCGGGTACGGGTCGCAGTTTCTGGCAAAAGCAAGAAAGAATGTGATTACCGAAATGTTTGGGGTTGATATATGCGCAAAAACGATTGACTACGCCATCAAGCATTACTATCACCCGCTGCTTAAATTCCGGACCGGCGATGCGCTGGATCCTGACCTGAAGACAGAGATCGGCACCTTTGATACCATTCTTTCGTTCGAAACAATGGAACATGTGCCGGACGATCGGGCCTTTCTCAGCCGAATGAGTGACCTCCTAAATCCCGGTGGAACACTGGTAATATCCACGCCTTTTGGAGAAGGACGCGGTATTCCATGCGGCCAGGAATACCACTATCATCAGCTTACGGAAGCGGAGTTCGTTTCTCTTTTTCACCAACCGGAGTACGGTTTCGAAGACGTGTCATTCTTTTTCCAAAATGGTGTGGTAATTGAGAGCACAAAGCGCGACGGGGTTCACTATCCGCTTGGGCTGGCGGTCTGTAGAAAATAAACCATAGAATTAACCGTTTTTCTGCCGCCAATTTCTGCAATGCAATATGGTAATCTGAAAGTACAAATAGATCTAACACAGGTGGTACATTATGAATAGGAAATTTCCAGCAGTTATCCTGTCATTTTTATTAGCTCTTCTTCTCGCTTCACCTGTCCATGCCCTCTCATGGGCATATGATTTTGTAGTGTGGGACGGGAAGGTATACGAAGTAACAGAGGAGGAACTGGCTCCTGAGGAAGTGGCCGGCCAGATCGGCTCTGTACGCACTCAGGCTAATGAAAATACAGGCAGTTACTACGGCAACGCGTCAAACGCTTATCCCAGAGGAACGCCCTACTTTTCCATTGATGGCGTGTCAGAGCGGGAAGCCATTGTCGTACAGGACGATGAAAGCAGGCTGCTTGTGGCAGAATTCAGGGACAGCGCTCCGTTTCACTGGATGAATGTGGTGATTGGTGCCATTCCATTCCTGCTGATACTCGCAGGGGTTGGGGCTGTTGTTCTAATCGGCATATATGTAAACAAAACAAGACAGCATGAAAAAACGTAACCATGTGGCAGGCCGCATGGTTACTCTTCTTTCCCGCTTCGTTCCATTTTCACTGTATAGGTGGTGCTTGCCACGGCAAAAACAGCAGCAGCAAACCACAGCCATGTATGGTCCCGCCCCTCAATAAATGCCAGAAT
Encoded proteins:
- a CDS encoding class I SAM-dependent methyltransferase; amino-acid sequence: MYLLLEIAVMSVLKDTGERVIPEVMKPLNGLLLEHMARYHFCAPYVRGRVLDIACGTGYGSQFLAKARKNVITEMFGVDICAKTIDYAIKHYYHPLLKFRTGDALDPDLKTEIGTFDTILSFETMEHVPDDRAFLSRMSDLLNPGGTLVISTPFGEGRGIPCGQEYHYHQLTEAEFVSLFHQPEYGFEDVSFFFQNGVVIESTKRDGVHYPLGLAVCRK
- a CDS encoding CBS domain-containing protein; amino-acid sequence: MNQSIRDYMSKGCASCTPDQSIQEVAALMEQNDCGAIPVVENGQIRGIITDRDLALRATAHNLSPDTPCSECMSDTVTVADCNMDAHEAARLMAEKQIRRLPVVENGQVIGMLSLGDLSTQDSFEDDAGHALSSISCKAHHPNNLQ